The genomic segment TCTTCGAGGGCGGCGTCGCCGCCGTTCGACGACCCCGCGACGGCACGATAGACGAGGTAGCCGACGCCGGCGAGGACGGCCAGGAACAGCAGTTGCACGCCGACGCCGACGAGGGGCATCCACGCCGGGCCGCCGCCGCCCCACGTTCCGCCCCACATACCTCCGCGCATCATCGACCCGTACCCCATCATCCCGAACCCCATGAACAGGGCCGGAAGCAGGACGAGTGCGCCGAGTGCGACGAGGGCGAGCGCGACGAGCCGTCGGTCTGTCGTATTCGTGGACATGATGATCACCTGAACCCCGGTGAGACCGGGGGTCTCACCTAGTACTACACCGTCCCGATTCAATGCAGTTGCCGTTACGTACCCACAGCGAGCGGTGGCCGTGAGCTTCGAATCCAAAGCCACACGCGTTGATTCGTTCGCACGCACGGAGTCGCGTCCGACACGAAAATGCCGTCGGCGACGAGAGCAGTCTGTGGTCCCCCGGTCGTCCTCACCGACGAAAACACCGTTTCGGCCGGTTCTCCGTCGGGTCTGCGCTCCTTGCCGAAACCGGTCGGAAATAGTGAATAAACCCGCTGTCGCGATATAGAATCGTCCGTGCGGCCCTCGCGCCACGGCAAACCTCGGGAGAGTCGCCACGCTTTAACCCCGCCCCCGACTCTCTCCGACGATGACACGGAGCGTCTGGCTGAAGGCCGACGACAGCGTCGGCGACTGGGAGGCGCGGAAGCGACGGATAACCGCCGGTCTCGAATCGGGCGTCGATTGGGTGCTCGTGGACGAGTCGGACGTCGAACGCGTGCGGTCGTTGGGCGACGTGAACGTGGCCGCCTTCAGGACGGACGCAGACGCGAGCCTCATCGACGACGTGGAAGAGGCGGAGGGCGGCGACGACGGGGCCGTCGCCGACGCCTACGTCGTCGGGAAGAACGGCGAGGGCGACGGCACCGTCGACCTGCCGGGCGACTTCTCCGGGTCCGCGGACATGACGACGCTCCGACGCGAGGACGACCGGGCCAACGCGGCGTACGTCCGCATCCTCTCGAAGGACCACGAGACGTTCGCCGAGGCGGCCGCACAGGACGCCGACTACACCATCGTCGTCGGCGAGGACTGGACCATCATCCCCCTCGAGAACCTCATCGCGCGCATCGGCGAGGAGACGGACCTCATCGCCGGCGTCACCACCGCCGAGGAGGCGCGGACGGCGTTCGAGACGCTCGAACTCGGCGCGGACGGCGTCCTCCTCGACAGCGACGACCCCGACGAGATTCGCAAGACCGTCGAGGTCCGCGAGGCGGCCGAACGCGAGTCGCTCGACCTCCAGTGGGCCGAGGTGACGGCCGTCGAACGCACGGGGATGGCCGACCGCGTCTGCGTCGACACGGGCAACCTGATGGAACACGACGAGGGAATGCTCGTCGGGAGCATGGGCCGCGGCCTGTTCTTCGTCCACGCGGAGACGGCCGAGTCGCCGTACGTCGCCTCCCGGCCGTTCCGGGTCAACGCCGGCGCCGTCCACGCCTACGTCCGGACGCCCGAGGGTGGCACGAAGTACCTCTCGGAACTGAAGAGCGGTGACGAGGTGCAGGTCGTCGACACCGAGGGTCGGACCCGCGAGGCCATCGTCGGCCGCGTGAAGATAGAGAAGCGACCGATGTTCCGCGTCGAGGCCGAGGTGGAGGACGACCGCGTCGAGACGTTGCTCCAGAACGCCGAGACCATCAAGGTGCAGACGCGCGAGGGCCGGACGGCGGTGACGGACCTCGAACCCGGCGACGAGATTCTGCTCTACTACGAGGACACCGCGCGCCACTTCGGCGAGGCGGTCGAAGAGAGCATCATCGAGAAGTAGTCGAGCCGACCGCCCGCGCTCCGCTTCGCTCCGTTCTCGCGACGGCCGGACCGATTCTCCTCGCGACGTGACGCCGCCGAGAGCGCGGACTGCGCTCCCGTCGTGCCGCCTCGCTCACTCCGCCTTCGACCGTCCCTCGTCGGCGTCGAACTCCGCCGGCGAACGCGGTTCGTGCCCGAACTCGGTCGCACACCACGGACAGAACGTCATCTCCGGGTCGAGTTCGCCGCGGCAGGCGGGACACCGCACGCCGTCGTCCGTCTGCGGACCGCGCACGCCGACGTAGTAGGCGTCGAACGTGCTGAGAAAGAGGAGGACGAACAGCGGTGCCGTCACCACGGACGGCAGGTCACCGATGGACTCCCACGTGAGCGCCGCGGGGTCGGTGAACACGGAGAGGAGGACCAATCCGACGCCGAGGACGAACGTGAACCACGCCACGGCGCGTCGCCACTCGCGGAGGTAGACGTGTCCCGCGCCGGCGATGCCGACGCTCGCGCCGACGACGCCCACGACCGCGGCCACCACCGCGCGACGGCGTGTATCCGACATGTGCGTCTTCGGTATCCTCGCTCCTTCTTAAGTGTCGGGTTTCGCCGACGCCGCCGTCTCAGCGGCTCCCGAGTCGCTCGACGAGGCGCGCCAGCGTCGCGAGGTCGTACTGGCCCGGCGCCGTCGCCTCGTCCTCGTGGACCGGCGCGTAGCCTATCTTCGACCCGTAGACGGGCGCGACGGCACGCGTGTGTCGGCCAGCCTCGCCCATGCCCATCGTGGCGACGGCGTCGCCCCACGCCGTCGCGGCGTGCGTCGCCTCCAGCAGCCTGAGCGCGTCGCTCCGGTTGGTGGTGGTGACGGCGACTTTCCCCACGTCCCCGACGCTCGCCGCCTCGTGCAGCAGGCCTCGGAGTTCCGACGTGGCGGGCGTTCGCTCGAAGTCGTGGACGGAGGCGACGACGGCGGCGTCCGCCTCGCGGGCGCGTTCCGCGGCGCTCACGCCGCGTCTCGTCTCCAACGCGTCGAGTTCCACGTCCACCGCGGCGACGGCGTCGTACCGGGCCGCGCGTTCGAGCGACGCGAGTCGGGCCTCCTCGTCCGCCTCGGACTCGCCGCCCTCCCACGACGCCCGGTTCGTCGCCAGGACCGGCAGGCGCCCGTCGTAGTCGTCGAGTTCGACGAACGGGTCCGCGGCGAGGTCCATGCGGAACTCGACCGCGTCGGCGTGGTCGCGCGCCGCGGGTTCGGCGTCGAGCGTCGCGGTACTTGCCGCGAGGACGAACGAGTCGAACGAGAGAGACATGCGACAGTGTGGCACGTCCCGGAACTAAACCCTTTCTCGACGGAGCGAGGGCTCGGCGGGGCGAAGAAATCGAGAAACGGCGTGCGCTCGCGACGAACGAGAGCGGCCGAACTCAGGCGAGGCCGAGGCTCTCCTCGGCTTCGAGCAGTTCGTGGTAGCGGTTGCGGATGGTCACTTCGGAGATGTCGGCGACGTCGCTGACGGCGGCCTGCGTCGTCTTCTCGTTCGTGAGGAGGGCCGCGGCGTAGACGGCGGCGGCCGCGAGGCCGACGGGCGACTTGCCCGAGTGGACGCCCTTCTCCTTGGCGTTCTTCAGGAGTTGGCGGGCGCGCATCTTCGACTCGTCGGAGAGGCCGAGTTCCGACCCGAAGCGCGGGACGTACTGCTCGGGGTCGGCGGGCTTGACCTCCAGCGAGAGTTCGCGGGCGATGTAGCGGTAGGTGCGGGCGACTTCGCTCTTCTCGACGCGAGAGACCTCCGAAATCTCGTCCAGCGAGCGCGGGACGCCGGCCATCCGGGCGGCCGCGTAGACGCAGGAGGTGGCGACACCCTCGATGGACCGGCCGGGGAGCAGGTCGTCGTCCAGCGCGCGGCGGTAGATGACAGAGGCCGTCTCGCGGACGTTCTCCGGCAGACCCAGCGCCGACGCCATCCGGTCGATCTCGCCGAGCGCCTGCTTCAGGTTGCGCTCTTTGGAGTCGCGCGTGCGGAAGCGCTCGTTCCACTTGCGCAGACGCTGCATCTTCTGGCGCTGGTTCGACGACAGCGAGTTGCCGTAGGCGTCGCGGTCGCGCCAGTCGATGTTGGTCGACAGCCCCTTGTCGTGCATCGTGTTCGTCGTCGGCGCGCCGACGCGGGACTTCTGGTCTTTCTCCGCGGCGTCGAACGCGCGCCACTCCGGCCCGCGGTCCACGGAGTCTTCGGTGACGACGAGGCCGCAGTCGGCGCAGACGGTCTCGCCGTGTTCGTCGTCGACGACGACGTTGCCGTCGCACTCGGGACAGGAGAGGTCCTCGCTCGTGTTCTCCGACTCGGACTCGGTCTCCTCCTCGTCCTGCCGACCCCACTTCTGGCCCATCGACTGTCGGTTCTCGCTCTCGTTACTCTCGCTTCGTTGCTCTCTCGTTCTCGCGTTCCGGCGAGTGAAGGTGCTCTTCTCGCTCATGGATGTATGCGACGAATGCTCCAGAGCGCAGACACGGCTGCGGAAAAGGCCCGGAGCGTTCCGTACCTCATAGACCGACGACGAGTATATAAGACGTTCGGAATCGTTCGCGCGAACGGAACGCACAGCCTCTCGAATCGGCGTTTGTGAACGAATGTCGTACACGTTTATATACGACTTGCGACGCGGAACACACTTCGGCGGCGAGGGCAGTCGTTCTCCTATGGCAGAGCGAACCAGTGACGGCGCGGCGTCGACGCCGCGGGTCGTCTCCCTCGCCCCGAGTTCGACGGCGACGCTGACCGCGATGGGTGCCGGCGACCGTCTCGTCGGCGTGACCACGCACTGCGACGCCGACGCGCCGGTCGTCGGCGGGTGGTTGAACCCCGACTACGACCGCATCGCCGAGAGAGCGCCGGACCTAGTCTGCACCAGCGACGCCCTCCAGTCCGCCGTCCGGGACGAACTTCGGGACCGAGGGTACGAGGTGTGCCACGTCGAACCCGCGCGGTTGACCGACGTGCTGGCGTCGTTCGAGACGCTGGGTGACGCCGTCGGCCGGCCGGACGCCGGGCGGCGACTCGCCGCCGACTGTCGGGACCGACTCGCGGCCGTCGACGCGCGCACGCCCGACGGCGGCGACCGACCGGTCGTCTACTGCGAGGAGTGGTCGGACCCGCCGATGGCCGCGGGCAACTGGGTCCCCGACGCCGTCAGGGCGGCGGGCGGTACTTGCCCGTTCGTCGACCCGGGCGAACGCTCGCGGGAGGTGTCCCGCGAGGTGGTCCAGGCCGCCGACCCCGACCACGTCGTCCTGCACCTCTGCGGGCACGGCGACCGGGCGTCGGCCGAGTCGTTCCGGGACCGGGAGTGGGACGTGGACGCCGCCGTCCACGTCGTCGACGACGACCTGTTGAACCAGCCCAGCCCGAACCTGATTGCTGGAGTCGAGACGCTCGCCGACCTGCTTCACGACGGCGTCGACGCGCCGGACCGCGGCGACGACGGGTCGAAGCACCGCGACGACGACGGGTCAAAGCACCGCGACGCCGACGCGTAACGACAGGCCCAAACCGGTCGCCGTCCACGTCCCGGCATGCGAATCGCAGTCGGCAGCGGAAACCCCGTCAAGCGCGACGCGACGGCGCGCGTCTTCCCGGCCGCGACGGTGACGGCCGAACCGGTCCCCTCGGGCGTCGCGGGGCAACCGACCGGCCACGACGAGACGCGGACCGGCGCGGAGAACCGCGCGGCGGCGTCGCTCGACGCCGGCGCGTACGACCTCGGCGTCGGCATCGAGGGCGGCGTCGCCCGCTTCGAGGGCTCCGACGACCTGTTTCTCGTGATGTGGGCCGCGGTGACCGACGGCGACCGGTGGGGTCGCGGGGCCGGTCCGAGCCTCCGCCTCCCGGACGGCGTCGCGGACAGAGTCGCGGCGGGCGAGGAACTCGGACCGGTGATGGACGACGTACTCGGGACAGACGACGTGGCGAAGAAGGGGGGTGCCGCGGGCGCGTTCACCGACGGCCGCCTCTCACGAACGGACGCGCTCGAATCCGCCGTCGTCGCCGCGGCCGCACCGTTCCTGTCGGACCGCTACTAGTCCAGTTCGACCGGGTCGCCGTCGCGTGACTCTCTGACCTCTCTGGTCTCCTCGACGGCCGTCGTCAGCGAGACGTTCAGCCCGAGCATCGACCCGTACCCGCCCACGACGGTGACGAGGTTCTTCACCGCGTGGTCGAGGACGGCCGCGCCGATGGCGACGGGGTAGCCCACGGGCGTGAGACCGATGACGAGGAGCGTGAACGCGCCCTCGTACAAGCCGACGCCCCCGGGCGAGAGGGGGAGCACCTTCGCGAGGTTGCCGACGCTGACGGCGAAGAAACTCACCGAGACGAGTTCGACGGTGGCGAGTCCGGGGTCGAACGCGGCGAGGACGAGCATCGCCGTCACCACGTCCAGCGTCCAGATTACGAGACTGGAGACGCCGACGCGGGCGAACCCCCGGCGGGTCCCGGCGACGGCCTGTAAGTCGCCGACGAACTGCTCGACGATGCCGGCGACGAACTCGGCGTAGGAGTCCGAACTCGCGCGGCGGACCAGCGACCCCGCGAGGTTGCCGTCCGACTGCGCGGAGGCGACGATGGTCGCCACGGCGAGGATGGCGACGAGGGCGACGAACCCGGCGACGAGGACGGCCACCTGTCCCGCGCCGTCGGCGCCGACGACGGTCCGGGCGAGTTCGGCCGTCTGCCCGGTGACGGTGTAGCCCACGAGGACGATACCCGCGAGCGTCGTGATGGTCAGCAGGTCGAAGACGCGTTCGGCGGCCAGCGAGGCGAACCCGGAGGGGTACGGAATCCCGCGTCTGGCCTTCACCACGTAGGCGCGGATGAAGTCGCCCAGACGAGCCGGGAAGACGAGGTTCCCGGTCTGACTGATGAACACGGCCCCGGTGAGGAAACTCGCCTTCTCGTGGAACCCCAACTCCGCGAGGATGTCGCGGTAGCGGATACCGCGAAGCGGCCACGAGAGCACGTAGACGAGCGTTCCGACCGCCACGAGTACGGGGTCGGCGGTCCGCATCTCGTCGACGACGGCGCCGAAGTCGAGATACTGCGTCATCAACAGCAACGCGAGGACGGTGAGGACGGCGCCGGCGGCGAGACTGACGCGGCGGGTGATGCGCGGACGCACCATCAGTTGCCACCAGGTGCGCAGTATCTGGCTCCCCATGCCGAACACGTCGCGGACCAGGTCCACCTTCGTGTCGCCCTTCGGCGTCCACCGGACGGGGAACTCGTCGACGCGGTAGCCCGCACGCTGGGCGCGGACGAGCATCTCGGTGTCCCAGAACCAGTGTTCGTCCTCGACGTCGCCGCGCAAGTCGTCGAACACCTCGCGGCTGAACGCCTTGAACCCGCACTGGTGGTCGCGCAGCGACGACTGGAGGAACGTGCGCACGAGGAGGTTGAAGCCGCGACTCGGCACGCCCCGTTTCGCGGGGCGGTCGGCGACGTTGCCGGGCATCCACCGCGACCCGGTGGCGACGTCGCTCTCGCCCGACCGGACCCGTTCGACCAACTCTTCGAGGTGGTCCATGTCCGTCGCGAGGTCCGTGTCGAAGTAGACGAGGACGTCGCCGTCGGCGGCCGCGAACGCGTGTTCGAGTGCGCCGCCGCGGCCGAGTCGGTCGTCGCTGTGGAAGTGACGGACCCGACTGTCGCCGGCCGCCATCTGCTCGGCCAACTCGGGCGTCCGGTCGTCGCAGCCGTCTTCGGCGACGATGACCTCGAAACTGCCCGCCGGGAGGAACGACGAGAGCGTCCGGAGCGTCGTCTCCACGGTGTGCTCGATGGTGTCGGCTTCGTTGTACGCGGGGAGGACGACGCTCACCACTCCGTCCGCGCGTTCGTCGGGCGGGCGACCCATTGACTCCCTATCGCCCGCCGTCGCGTATGTATTTTCTGCCTTCAACTCGTCGCTCGGGGCCGGAGACGCGGCTTCAGCCCGGAAAGTACCGAGAAAAACACGTTCACGAAAACGTGTATGTTAGGCAACCGTACCGAACCTCCCCTTCAGGGGTCCGTTTCGACCGTAATGGTGGGCTTAAATCGACAGACAGCGGAGTGTTAAGCGGTCGTACCAAACCCCTCATACTCGCCCCACCCATCCGTGGAGGTATGAGCGCCACCGCCTCGAACGCCGCACCGACCGCAGACCTCTCGGAGAAACAGCGGAGCATCCTCCAGTACCTCCGCACGAACGCGCCCGACCAGACGTACTTCAAGTCGCGCCTCATCGCCGAGGAACTCGGTCTGTCGGCGAAGGAAGTCGGTGCGAACATGCGCGCCATCATCGACGGCGAGTTCGACGTGACCATCGAGAAGTGGGGCTACTCGTCGGGCACGACGTGGAAAGTCACGGTCTGACGGCCGAGAACAGACTTTCCAACGACCGAACGCGTGGAACGAGTCGCAAGCGGCGTCTCGTCTCACCGCGGGACGGTTCGGTTCGGCGCTGACGCTCACCTCTCGAATCTCTGGTTGTGAGTGCCGACGGCGGCCGATTCAGGGGTCGTACCGGATGAGACTCGCGGCGTCGTCCGCGAGGGCGACGGCCGCGGGGCCGAACGAGTCGGCGTAGCGGACCAGTAGAGTGATGACCGTCTCCGGTCGGGTGACGGCGTAGCCGTCTTCGCGCGAGAGCAGACCCGCGTCCTCCAGTTTCCGCGCGTAGTTGCTCACCGTCGCGCGCGAGACGTCCAACTCCGAGGCGAGTGCCGACCCGGTGGCGTCGGGGTTCTGCAGGAGGGCGACCAGCATCCCCCGCGGCGTCGCGCGGCGGAGGTACCCGAGCGTCGTCTGCTCGAAATCGGTGAACCGACCCGCGGGGAAGAAGCGCTTGTAGTCGCCGTCCCGGCGGAACTCGACGACGCCGTCCTCGACCAGTCGGCGGAGGTGGTACTGCGTCTCGCCGGTGCCGAGTTGCAAGTCGTCCCGTATCTTCGAGAAGTGCGCCCCCGGCGTCGAGGCGATGTAGCCGACGATGGC from the Halogeometricum rufum genome contains:
- a CDS encoding SHOCT domain-containing protein, encoding MSTNTTDRRLVALALVALGALVLLPALFMGFGMMGYGSMMRGGMWGGTWGGGGPAWMPLVGVGVQLLFLAVLAGVGYLVYRAVAGSSNGGDAALEELRLAYARGDLTEEEYENRREALERDS
- a CDS encoding 3-dehydroquinate synthase II encodes the protein MTRSVWLKADDSVGDWEARKRRITAGLESGVDWVLVDESDVERVRSLGDVNVAAFRTDADASLIDDVEEAEGGDDGAVADAYVVGKNGEGDGTVDLPGDFSGSADMTTLRREDDRANAAYVRILSKDHETFAEAAAQDADYTIVVGEDWTIIPLENLIARIGEETDLIAGVTTAEEARTAFETLELGADGVLLDSDDPDEIRKTVEVREAAERESLDLQWAEVTAVERTGMADRVCVDTGNLMEHDEGMLVGSMGRGLFFVHAETAESPYVASRPFRVNAGAVHAYVRTPEGGTKYLSELKSGDEVQVVDTEGRTREAIVGRVKIEKRPMFRVEAEVEDDRVETLLQNAETIKVQTREGRTAVTDLEPGDEILLYYEDTARHFGEAVEESIIEK
- a CDS encoding DUF7575 domain-containing protein, which encodes MSDTRRRAVVAAVVGVVGASVGIAGAGHVYLREWRRAVAWFTFVLGVGLVLLSVFTDPAALTWESIGDLPSVVTAPLFVLLFLSTFDAYYVGVRGPQTDDGVRCPACRGELDPEMTFCPWCATEFGHEPRSPAEFDADEGRSKAE
- a CDS encoding type I 3-dehydroquinate dehydratase; amino-acid sequence: MSLSFDSFVLAASTATLDAEPAARDHADAVEFRMDLAADPFVELDDYDGRLPVLATNRASWEGGESEADEEARLASLERAARYDAVAAVDVELDALETRRGVSAAERAREADAAVVASVHDFERTPATSELRGLLHEAASVGDVGKVAVTTTNRSDALRLLEATHAATAWGDAVATMGMGEAGRHTRAVAPVYGSKIGYAPVHEDEATAPGQYDLATLARLVERLGSR
- a CDS encoding transcription initiation factor IIB, giving the protein MGQKWGRQDEEETESESENTSEDLSCPECDGNVVVDDEHGETVCADCGLVVTEDSVDRGPEWRAFDAAEKDQKSRVGAPTTNTMHDKGLSTNIDWRDRDAYGNSLSSNQRQKMQRLRKWNERFRTRDSKERNLKQALGEIDRMASALGLPENVRETASVIYRRALDDDLLPGRSIEGVATSCVYAAARMAGVPRSLDEISEVSRVEKSEVARTYRYIARELSLEVKPADPEQYVPRFGSELGLSDESKMRARQLLKNAKEKGVHSGKSPVGLAAAAVYAAALLTNEKTTQAAVSDVADISEVTIRNRYHELLEAEESLGLA
- a CDS encoding cobalamin-binding protein; the protein is MAERTSDGAASTPRVVSLAPSSTATLTAMGAGDRLVGVTTHCDADAPVVGGWLNPDYDRIAERAPDLVCTSDALQSAVRDELRDRGYEVCHVEPARLTDVLASFETLGDAVGRPDAGRRLAADCRDRLAAVDARTPDGGDRPVVYCEEWSDPPMAAGNWVPDAVRAAGGTCPFVDPGERSREVSREVVQAADPDHVVLHLCGHGDRASAESFRDREWDVDAAVHVVDDDLLNQPSPNLIAGVETLADLLHDGVDAPDRGDDGSKHRDDDGSKHRDADA
- the yjjX gene encoding inosine/xanthosine triphosphatase, producing MRIAVGSGNPVKRDATARVFPAATVTAEPVPSGVAGQPTGHDETRTGAENRAAASLDAGAYDLGVGIEGGVARFEGSDDLFLVMWAAVTDGDRWGRGAGPSLRLPDGVADRVAAGEELGPVMDDVLGTDDVAKKGGAAGAFTDGRLSRTDALESAVVAAAAPFLSDRY
- a CDS encoding flippase-like domain-containing protein, translated to MGRPPDERADGVVSVVLPAYNEADTIEHTVETTLRTLSSFLPAGSFEVIVAEDGCDDRTPELAEQMAAGDSRVRHFHSDDRLGRGGALEHAFAAADGDVLVYFDTDLATDMDHLEELVERVRSGESDVATGSRWMPGNVADRPAKRGVPSRGFNLLVRTFLQSSLRDHQCGFKAFSREVFDDLRGDVEDEHWFWDTEMLVRAQRAGYRVDEFPVRWTPKGDTKVDLVRDVFGMGSQILRTWWQLMVRPRITRRVSLAAGAVLTVLALLLMTQYLDFGAVVDEMRTADPVLVAVGTLVYVLSWPLRGIRYRDILAELGFHEKASFLTGAVFISQTGNLVFPARLGDFIRAYVVKARRGIPYPSGFASLAAERVFDLLTITTLAGIVLVGYTVTGQTAELARTVVGADGAGQVAVLVAGFVALVAILAVATIVASAQSDGNLAGSLVRRASSDSYAEFVAGIVEQFVGDLQAVAGTRRGFARVGVSSLVIWTLDVVTAMLVLAAFDPGLATVELVSVSFFAVSVGNLAKVLPLSPGGVGLYEGAFTLLVIGLTPVGYPVAIGAAVLDHAVKNLVTVVGGYGSMLGLNVSLTTAVEETREVRESRDGDPVELD
- a CDS encoding DUF7123 family protein, whose amino-acid sequence is MSATASNAAPTADLSEKQRSILQYLRTNAPDQTYFKSRLIAEELGLSAKEVGANMRAIIDGEFDVTIEKWGYSSGTTWKVTV
- a CDS encoding winged helix-turn-helix transcriptional regulator produces the protein MTNRGVDEEKRATLRRFAALGAATPFVGMASAETDDADDSGNDTRDAIVGYIASTPGAHFSKIRDDLQLGTGETQYHLRRLVEDGVVEFRRDGDYKRFFPAGRFTDFEQTTLGYLRRATPRGMLVALLQNPDATGSALASELDVSRATVSNYARKLEDAGLLSREDGYAVTRPETVITLLVRYADSFGPAAVALADDAASLIRYDP